Sequence from the Prunus persica cultivar Lovell chromosome G5, Prunus_persica_NCBIv2, whole genome shotgun sequence genome:
CTCGACTGATTAAGGAGTCAAATATAATCAATGAATGAAATTTATCCAGGAAACTATGATCCAACATTAAATAGCGCCCATCAAAAGTGAATGCAACATGTGGGAGCCAGATAAAAAATAAGCAAAACTTTCTCAACTGtagtaatatatttaatttgacaAGCCAATGAGTGCAATGCAAGCATCCGTGACTAACAAAATTGACCATCATATAAGAAAAGGCAATCTGACACTCTTATTCGATCAAAATACATGACACTCATATCAATCAATCTCCTCCGAGGGGGGCCGGATGAATCTTACTCCCTACTTCAATGTTGAAAATACAGGTTCCTGTACTGCCTTTTTGATAAAAAACTTGCTACATCAAAACACTCACATAAAATCATAGTCATCGAGCGGATCATAGCCATCAACAGCTATATCATCATCCGGCTTATCAACTAGTAGCTGCTTTTTCTTCGCACCTGCAAACAAGGAAATCAAGTAACAAACACCGGTGAGAAGTTATATCTGTAGTCTGGCACTGTCATAATCGGTAGATCTACATAACTATAGAAAATAACACTTGAAATCAGACGCATTCAACTCTGATTACACAAATCTTTAGCTGTTTTCATTCTTTGGTGACACCTACACCCAAAAGCCAAAATTCAACCTGCAAAGCCTGACAGCTGCTTTGACCAATACCATTCACATAAGTTTATGCACTCTACACGATTAGGCATTTTCCAACTCGTTACTTTCTGAGTTCCACAATACTAAGAGGCTCTGGCTGATGCttctcaaaacaaaacccaaaagtgTATTTCagttctcttctttcttttcttttttcctcaaCATGCAGGACAttcttcaaaattattttaaaacattCAAACATCAACACTTGATTTTCCTTTAAGTTCCAATATACTCgtattctttttcctttatagAATCaaatatcataaataaaaCTGAAATGAAGCATGACAAATTCTGTTCTTAAAAACGAATGAAGTAGGCTAAAGATGCGCACCTGTCTTCTTTTTACCAGCATTTGCTTCCTTCTCTGCTTTTATCTTCTCATTTGCAATTGCCGTAATAGAAGATGCAACATCTTTTGCATCTGCTCCTTTTAAAGAAGTCATTGACAGTCTCATTACTGCCTTCAGAAGACCAATATAATGGAAACTTTTCtgtaatgaaattaaaaaggaaaaagcatAAAATCTCCATAAACAAGTTCGAGAATTATTCAACCTTTATTCAAAAGGGAAGCACAAATAACACACCTCAAATGGACGAAGTTTATGCGAAATAAGTTCTGCATATTCCAGGAAGTCACTTTCAGATTTGGGAATGAAATTATCAATGGTTTTGTCATCACCTCTACTAGAAAACAGTTCCTTGGTGGACTTGTAGTCTGCTTCTTCCACCAGCCTGTGACAGAGAAAAGCTTCAGTCAGAACCGACAGAGACCAAATCTAACCAagtatttaatattataaagCTTTCGTGTACTAGGTTTAGGCTTTTGGTGTATTCAACATGTAATTGTTCGTTCGCTGGTAACAAATAATGTTTTCACTGATAAATTATTGACAAATTTTGAACCACCTGGTTCCACATCCAACGCATACAGTACAAATGAAAAttcaggaaaaagaaaatccaataGAGGCCAGATCACAGAACACAGCCTATGGTGGACAGATGAATGAACCTTTTAAAGACAACATAGGCACTATACAGAAAGGGTGCCCAAACTAATGATTCTATCACATAGGCACTATTACTATCAACATATCAAAACAATGaattagaaaaacagaagaaacaaatttgcATAACTTTGTAAACAAAATTTGGCCTAGTCAATAAATGGGCCTCACCATCATTTAGTAAGGCTTAATGACGAGTCCAGATCCTCTGTTCCTAAAATATCAGTACCTCTCTCTGTCCCTTGCCTAATATTTCGATGCCTGTCCGCTAACTTAGCTGCCCTCTAACTCTCTATCATTGGACTTCTTAATAACATACTTCATGTTGACTGGGCTACCAAGCATCCTTCTGAATATGGTTACAGAAGAACACTTTCTTACCATTATAAGCCAATAGTTGAACCAAGTATCTATTTAAATTAAGTTCCGACATTCAGCATGAACAAATCAAAGTTCTGAAGTGATTACACAACATAGCCTGTACTTCCACTCGAGATTCCTATCAAACACAAGTGCTTCAGGCGGGCAGGCATTCCTCTAAAAGGCAGAACCTCCCAAAAAGCATAAGCCTTTTTCATGAAGCGATTACATTGTCCCTTCAAGGCGTGAATTTTGAGCTAATTCCTCAGAGACCTACGGCTTTTAGgagttcattttattttatttttaaatttcccCATAACAAACAATGTGATTTGTGTGGGACTTTAAacagattaaaaaataaaagttaaaagaacCAGTATATCCCTTTCTTCCTCCTAAGCGTAGCTACAGACTGGGCTAGCCACACCTCAGAGGATTGCTGGTCTTAAAGCAAGCATTTCCCAATTCCATAGAGCATCAACCTAAATTATAGGTCAGC
This genomic interval carries:
- the LOC18775994 gene encoding eukaryotic translation initiation factor 3 subunit J produces the protein MEDWEDEKIPALLSNDQPIRKWDDEDVDENDIKDSWEDFDEPAPLEPATKPAAEKAPKKPATKATEKKGKTVEVEQEPLDPIAEKLRQQRLVEEADYKSTKELFSSRGDDKTIDNFIPKSESDFLEYAELISHKLRPFEKSFHYIGLLKAVMRLSMTSLKGADAKDVASSITAIANEKIKAEKEANAGKKKTGAKKKQLLVDKPDDDIAVDGYDPLDDYDFM